In Monodelphis domestica isolate mMonDom1 chromosome 3, mMonDom1.pri, whole genome shotgun sequence, the following proteins share a genomic window:
- the AP1B1 gene encoding AP-1 complex subunit beta-1 isoform X5, translating into MTDSKYFTTTKKGEIFELKAELNSDKKEKKKEAVKKVIASMTVGKDVSALFPDVVNCMQTDNLELKKLVYLYLMNYAKSQPDMAIMAVNTFVKDCEDPNPLIRALAVRTMGCIRVDKITEYLCEPLRKCLKDEDPYVRKTAAVCVAKLHDINAQLVEDQGFLDTLKDLISDSNPMVVANAVAALSEIAESHPSSNLLDLNPQSINKLLTALNECTEWGQIFILDCLANYMPKDDREAQSICERVTPRLSHANSAVVLSAVKVLMKFMEMLSKDLDYYGTLLKKLAPPLVTLLSAEPELQYVALRNINLIVQKRPEILKHEMKVFFVKYNDPIYVKLEKLDIMIRLASQANIAQVLAELKEYATEVDVDFVRKAVRAIGRCAIKVEQSAERCVSTLLDLIQTKVNYVVQEAIVVIKDIFRKYPNKYESVIATLCENLDSLDEPEARAAMIWIVGEYAERIDNADELLESFLEGFHDESTQVQLQLLTAIVKLFLKKPTETQELVQQVLSLATQDSDNPDLRDRGYIYWRLLSTDPVAAKEVVLAEKPLISEETDLIEPTLLDELICYIGTLASVYHKPPSAFVEGSRGVVHKSLPPRTGSSESAESPEAAPTGAPPSEQPAVIPAQGDLLGDLLNLDLGPPVSGPPMTTASVQMGAVDLLGGGLDSLMGGTNFAAPPAGTMPATLSAPIGGGLGDLFDLTSGVGTLSGSYVAPKAVWLPAMKAKGLEISGTFTRQVGSISMDLLLTNKALQVMSDFAIQFNRNSFGLAPAAPLQVHAPLSPNQTVEISLPLNTVGSVMKMDPLNNLQVAVKNNIDVFYFSTLYPLHILFVEDGKMERQMFLATWKDIPNENEAQFQIKDCPLNAEAVSSKLQGSNIFTIAKRNVEGQDMLYQSLKLTNGIWVLAELRIQPGNPNFTLSLKCRAPEVSQHVYQAYETVLKN; encoded by the exons ATGACTGACTCCAAGTATTTCACCACTACCAAGAAAG GGGAGATCTTTGAGCTAAAGGCAGAGCTCAATAGcgacaagaaggaaaagaagaaggaggctGTGAAGAAAGTGATTGCGTCCATGACCGTGGGCAAAGATGTCAG TGCCCTCTTCCCTGATGTAGTGAACTGTATGCAGACCGATAACCTGGAATTGAAGAAACTGGTGTACTTATACCTGATGAATTATGCCAAGAGCCAGCCAGACATGGCCATCATGGCGGTCAACACCTTCGTTAAG GACTGCGAGGATCCCAATCCCCTGATCCGGGCCCTGGCCGTGCGGACCATGGGCTGCATTCGAGTGGATAAGATCACGGAGTACCTGTGTGAGCCCCTCCGCAAGTGCCTGAAGGACGAGGACCCTTACGTGCGCAAGACGGCTGCCGTGTGCGTGGCCAAGCTGCATGACATCAATGCGCAGCTGGTGGAGGATCAGGGCTTCCTGGATACCCTCAAGGACCTCATTTCAGACTCCAACCCCATG GTGGTGGCCAATGCTGTGGCCGCCCTCTCGGAGATAGCTGAGTCTCACCCGAGCAGCAACCTCTTGGACCTGAACCCACAGTCAATCAACAAACTGCTGACAGCCTTGAATGAGTGCACAGAGTGGGGGCAGATCTTTATCTTGGACTGCCTGGCAAACTACATGCCCAAGGATGACCGGGAAGCGCAGAG CATCTGTGAGCGCGTGACCCCTCGGCTCTCTCATGCCAACTCGGCTGTCGTGCTGTCAGCGGTGAAGGTGCTGATGAAGTTCATGGAGATGCTCTCCAAGGACCTCGACTACTACGGCACTCTCCTGAAGAAGCTGGCACCACCACTGGTCACTCTGCTGTCGGCCGAGCCAGAGCTGCAGTACGTGGCCCTGCGGAACATCAACCTCATCGTGCAGAAGAG GCCGGAGATCCTGAAGCATGAGATGAAGGTCTTTTTTGTCAAGTACAATGATCCCATCTATGTGAAGCTAGAAAAACTGGACATCATGATCCGCCTGGCCTCCCAAGCCAACATTGCCCAG GTGCTGGCAGAATTGAAGGAGTACGCCACAGAAGTGGATGTGGACTTTGTACGCAAGGCCGTCCGTGCCATTGGCCGCTGTGCCATCAAGGTGGAG CAATCCGCTGAGCGCTGTGTGAGCACACTGCTAGACCTGATCCAGACCAAGGTCAACTACGTAGTACAGGAGGCCATTGTGGTGATCAAGGACATCTTCCGCAAGTACCCCAACAA GTATGAGAGTGTGATCGCCACCCTATGTGAGAACCTGGACTCCTTGGATGAGCCCGAGGCACGCGCAGCCATGATCTGGATTGTGGGGGAGTACGCTGAGAGGATCGACAATGCCGATGAGCTCCTAGAAAGTTTCCTGGAGGGCTTCCACGATGAAAGCACCCAG GTTCAGCTCCAGCTGCTGACAGCTATTGTGAAGCTCTTCCTGAAGAAGCCAACAGAAACCCAGGAGCTCGTACAGCAGGTCCTCAGCCTGGCTACCCAG GACTCCGATAACCCTGATCTGCGGGACCGAGGCTACATCTATTGGCGCCTGCTCTCTACAGACCCCGTGGCGGCCAAGGAAGTGGTCCTGGCTGAGAAGCCGCTCATCTCAGAGGAGACTGACCTCATTGAGCCCACCCTTCTCGATGAGCTCATCTGCTACATTGGCACGCTGGCCTCCGTCTACCACAAGCCCCCCAGTGCTTTTGTGGAGGGCAGTCGGGGGGTGGTGCATAAAAGCCTGCCCCCACGCACGGGCTC GAGTGAGAGTGCCGAGAGCCCTGAGGCCGCCCCGACAGGGGCACCCCCCAGTGAGCAGCCAGCTGTCATCCCTGCCCAGGGGGACCTCCTTGGTGACCTGCTCAACCTGGACCTGGGCCCCCCTGTGAGCGGGCCCCCTATGACCACAGCCTCAGTCCAAATGGGAGCCGTGGACCTACTTGGCGGAGGTCTGGACAGCCTG ATGGGAGGCACCAATTTTGCTGCACCTCCTGCAGGAACGATGCCAGCCACCCTGAGTGCGCCCATTGGTGGTGGCTTGGGCGACCTCTTCGACTTGACCAGTGGAGTGGGAACCCTCTCGGGCTCCTATGTGGCTCCTAAAGCA GTCTGGCTCCCTGCCATGAAAGCCAAAGGCCTGGAGATCTCGGGCACCTTCACCCGCCAGGTGGGCTCCATCTCCATGGACCTCTTGCTGACCAACAAGGCCCTGCAGGTCATGTCTGACTTTGCCATCCAGTTCAACCGCAACAG CTTCGGCCTGGCCCCCGCGGCCCCGCTGCAGGTCCACGCGCCCCTGAGCCCCAACCAGACGGTGGAGATCTCCCTCCCCCTCAACACCGTGGGCTCCGTCATGAAGATGGAccccctgaacaacctgcag GTGGCTGTGAAGAACAACATCGATGTTTTCTACTTCAGCACCTTGTACCCGTTACACATCCTCTTTGTGGAAGATGGGAAGATGG AGCGGCAGATGTTCCTGGCCACGTGGAAGGACATCCCCAATGAGAACGAGGCCCAGTTCCAGATCAAAGACTGCCCCCTGAATGCAG AGGCCGTCAGCAGCAAACTGCAGGGCAGCAACATCTTCACCATTGCCAAGAGGAACGTGGAGGGCCAGGACATGCTGTACCAGTCCCTGAAGCTCACCAATGGCATCTGGGTCCTGGCCGAGCTTCGGATCCAGCCTGGCAACCCCAACTTCACG CTGTCCCTGAAGTGCCGCGCCCCCGAGGTCTCCCAGCACGTCTACCAGGCCTACGAGACCGTTCTCAAGAACTGA
- the AP1B1 gene encoding AP-1 complex subunit beta-1 isoform X3 — protein MTDSKYFTTTKKGEIFELKAELNSDKKEKKKEAVKKVIASMTVGKDVSALFPDVVNCMQTDNLELKKLVYLYLMNYAKSQPDMAIMAVNTFVKDCEDPNPLIRALAVRTMGCIRVDKITEYLCEPLRKCLKDEDPYVRKTAAVCVAKLHDINAQLVEDQGFLDTLKDLISDSNPMVVANAVAALSEIAESHPSSNLLDLNPQSINKLLTALNECTEWGQIFILDCLANYMPKDDREAQSICERVTPRLSHANSAVVLSAVKVLMKFMEMLSKDLDYYGTLLKKLAPPLVTLLSAEPELQYVALRNINLIVQKRPEILKHEMKVFFVKYNDPIYVKLEKLDIMIRLASQANIAQVLAELKEYATEVDVDFVRKAVRAIGRCAIKVEQSAERCVSTLLDLIQTKVNYVVQEAIVVIKDIFRKYPNKYESVIATLCENLDSLDEPEARAAMIWIVGEYAERIDNADELLESFLEGFHDESTQVQLQLLTAIVKLFLKKPTETQELVQQVLSLATQDSDNPDLRDRGYIYWRLLSTDPVAAKEVVLAEKPLISEETDLIEPTLLDELICYIGTLASVYHKPPSAFVEGSRGVVHKSLPPRTGSSESAESPEAAPTGAPPSEQPAVIPAQGDLLGDLLNLDLGPPVSGPPMTTASVQMGAVDLLGGGLDSLPRGDVSGSPAMGGTNFAAPPAGTMPATLSAPIGGGLGDLFDLTSGVGTLSGSYVAPKAVWLPAMKAKGLEISGTFTRQVGSISMDLLLTNKALQVMSDFAIQFNRNSFGLAPAAPLQVHAPLSPNQTVEISLPLNTVGSVMKMDPLNNLQVAVKNNIDVFYFSTLYPLHILFVEDGKMERQMFLATWKDIPNENEAQFQIKDCPLNAEAVSSKLQGSNIFTIAKRNVEGQDMLYQSLKLTNGIWVLAELRIQPGNPNFTLSLKCRAPEVSQHVYQAYETVLKN, from the exons ATGACTGACTCCAAGTATTTCACCACTACCAAGAAAG GGGAGATCTTTGAGCTAAAGGCAGAGCTCAATAGcgacaagaaggaaaagaagaaggaggctGTGAAGAAAGTGATTGCGTCCATGACCGTGGGCAAAGATGTCAG TGCCCTCTTCCCTGATGTAGTGAACTGTATGCAGACCGATAACCTGGAATTGAAGAAACTGGTGTACTTATACCTGATGAATTATGCCAAGAGCCAGCCAGACATGGCCATCATGGCGGTCAACACCTTCGTTAAG GACTGCGAGGATCCCAATCCCCTGATCCGGGCCCTGGCCGTGCGGACCATGGGCTGCATTCGAGTGGATAAGATCACGGAGTACCTGTGTGAGCCCCTCCGCAAGTGCCTGAAGGACGAGGACCCTTACGTGCGCAAGACGGCTGCCGTGTGCGTGGCCAAGCTGCATGACATCAATGCGCAGCTGGTGGAGGATCAGGGCTTCCTGGATACCCTCAAGGACCTCATTTCAGACTCCAACCCCATG GTGGTGGCCAATGCTGTGGCCGCCCTCTCGGAGATAGCTGAGTCTCACCCGAGCAGCAACCTCTTGGACCTGAACCCACAGTCAATCAACAAACTGCTGACAGCCTTGAATGAGTGCACAGAGTGGGGGCAGATCTTTATCTTGGACTGCCTGGCAAACTACATGCCCAAGGATGACCGGGAAGCGCAGAG CATCTGTGAGCGCGTGACCCCTCGGCTCTCTCATGCCAACTCGGCTGTCGTGCTGTCAGCGGTGAAGGTGCTGATGAAGTTCATGGAGATGCTCTCCAAGGACCTCGACTACTACGGCACTCTCCTGAAGAAGCTGGCACCACCACTGGTCACTCTGCTGTCGGCCGAGCCAGAGCTGCAGTACGTGGCCCTGCGGAACATCAACCTCATCGTGCAGAAGAG GCCGGAGATCCTGAAGCATGAGATGAAGGTCTTTTTTGTCAAGTACAATGATCCCATCTATGTGAAGCTAGAAAAACTGGACATCATGATCCGCCTGGCCTCCCAAGCCAACATTGCCCAG GTGCTGGCAGAATTGAAGGAGTACGCCACAGAAGTGGATGTGGACTTTGTACGCAAGGCCGTCCGTGCCATTGGCCGCTGTGCCATCAAGGTGGAG CAATCCGCTGAGCGCTGTGTGAGCACACTGCTAGACCTGATCCAGACCAAGGTCAACTACGTAGTACAGGAGGCCATTGTGGTGATCAAGGACATCTTCCGCAAGTACCCCAACAA GTATGAGAGTGTGATCGCCACCCTATGTGAGAACCTGGACTCCTTGGATGAGCCCGAGGCACGCGCAGCCATGATCTGGATTGTGGGGGAGTACGCTGAGAGGATCGACAATGCCGATGAGCTCCTAGAAAGTTTCCTGGAGGGCTTCCACGATGAAAGCACCCAG GTTCAGCTCCAGCTGCTGACAGCTATTGTGAAGCTCTTCCTGAAGAAGCCAACAGAAACCCAGGAGCTCGTACAGCAGGTCCTCAGCCTGGCTACCCAG GACTCCGATAACCCTGATCTGCGGGACCGAGGCTACATCTATTGGCGCCTGCTCTCTACAGACCCCGTGGCGGCCAAGGAAGTGGTCCTGGCTGAGAAGCCGCTCATCTCAGAGGAGACTGACCTCATTGAGCCCACCCTTCTCGATGAGCTCATCTGCTACATTGGCACGCTGGCCTCCGTCTACCACAAGCCCCCCAGTGCTTTTGTGGAGGGCAGTCGGGGGGTGGTGCATAAAAGCCTGCCCCCACGCACGGGCTC GAGTGAGAGTGCCGAGAGCCCTGAGGCCGCCCCGACAGGGGCACCCCCCAGTGAGCAGCCAGCTGTCATCCCTGCCCAGGGGGACCTCCTTGGTGACCTGCTCAACCTGGACCTGGGCCCCCCTGTGAGCGGGCCCCCTATGACCACAGCCTCAGTCCAAATGGGAGCCGTGGACCTACTTGGCGGAGGTCTGGACAGCCTG CCTAGAGGCGATGTGAGTGGAAGCCCTGCA ATGGGAGGCACCAATTTTGCTGCACCTCCTGCAGGAACGATGCCAGCCACCCTGAGTGCGCCCATTGGTGGTGGCTTGGGCGACCTCTTCGACTTGACCAGTGGAGTGGGAACCCTCTCGGGCTCCTATGTGGCTCCTAAAGCA GTCTGGCTCCCTGCCATGAAAGCCAAAGGCCTGGAGATCTCGGGCACCTTCACCCGCCAGGTGGGCTCCATCTCCATGGACCTCTTGCTGACCAACAAGGCCCTGCAGGTCATGTCTGACTTTGCCATCCAGTTCAACCGCAACAG CTTCGGCCTGGCCCCCGCGGCCCCGCTGCAGGTCCACGCGCCCCTGAGCCCCAACCAGACGGTGGAGATCTCCCTCCCCCTCAACACCGTGGGCTCCGTCATGAAGATGGAccccctgaacaacctgcag GTGGCTGTGAAGAACAACATCGATGTTTTCTACTTCAGCACCTTGTACCCGTTACACATCCTCTTTGTGGAAGATGGGAAGATGG AGCGGCAGATGTTCCTGGCCACGTGGAAGGACATCCCCAATGAGAACGAGGCCCAGTTCCAGATCAAAGACTGCCCCCTGAATGCAG AGGCCGTCAGCAGCAAACTGCAGGGCAGCAACATCTTCACCATTGCCAAGAGGAACGTGGAGGGCCAGGACATGCTGTACCAGTCCCTGAAGCTCACCAATGGCATCTGGGTCCTGGCCGAGCTTCGGATCCAGCCTGGCAACCCCAACTTCACG CTGTCCCTGAAGTGCCGCGCCCCCGAGGTCTCCCAGCACGTCTACCAGGCCTACGAGACCGTTCTCAAGAACTGA